The Spirochaetales bacterium genome segment GTGTGAAATTTTAAGGAATGAAGAGTGTTTCACACGGAGGGCACGGAGGACACAGAGGAGGAGAAGAGTGTTTCACACAGAGGGCACCAAGGACACAGAGGAAGAGGAGGCAAGAGAATTTCATTCTTCTCTGTGTGCTTTGAGGGCTCTGTGTGAAATTTTATGGAAATGAAGAGTGTTTCACACGGAGCGCGCGGAGGGCACAGAGGGCACAGAGGGCACAGAGGAGGAGAAGAGGAGAGGAGTACCCCCGGAAAAGAGAAGAGAGAGGTCCGTGAATTTTACGTATTCTAAAATAAAAATAAAAAAAACCAAGCATATATTTATTCTCTTTTAGTAGAAAAAGAAGATAATTATTGGTATATTATTGAATTTAAAGAATTTAGTTTTTTCATCTATCGAATACCAATAGAAAGCAAGTATTTTATTATATATTATGATATATTTATACCGGGAAGGAAAAAACATCTATCGAGTATAAAAGTAATATTTGAATGAAAATATGATCAGTCATCGACAGTAATGTAAAAGGAAAGACGGATGTGCTTGTTTCCGGTGACAATGATCTGTTGATATTGAATCCGTTCGAAGGGATTGAAATCCTGAGTGTAAAGGATTTCAAGAACCGGCTGACATCTCTTTAATATTTTTAAAAGAGTATTCCCTCTCACGTCTCCCCCTGTACGAATTATTACCGCGCCCGCCCTCAGGGAGAACCGCCTCCGGTCTCACCGCTCGAGGCCGCCGCTTGGAGGCGTTTGCGCAAAATTTTCAGGTTTCCTTTGAGCCACCATGCCGCGCCGGCGACATCATTGACGCGCAGGAAAGGATCTTTTTTAAGCGCCGGCTTTATCTGCGAAAATAAGGCGTCGATCAGCACGTTGAGCCTGTCGGGGACGAACACTTCCTCGAGCAGCCGCCGCAACGAAGCCCTGTACCGGTCTTTGGACAGGGCGATCGCGCGGATTACCGGATCGCAGCAGGACGGCCGTGTGTAGAGGTCGGGAATGTTTTCGACCGGAATGAGACGGCCGCAGTCGACGTTCAGGGTGTCCCATGGCCGGATATCGCCGAGCCAATGCTCAAGAAAGAAGACCGCATTAAGATCCCAGGGAATGAGGGTGAAACGGGCTGTATTCTCATCCTGATACATGTAGTAGTTGTGGTTCGAGCATCCCCATTCGCCGGCATAGAACGTGGTAATTCCGTCCCAGTTCGCGATTCCGTAATCGACCGCCATATAGTCGAGGACTTTCTCGATGTCCATGTACCGGGCTAATGTCTCGGGCAGCGTTTCGTCGCCGGTAGCGAGCATATCCGTTGCGAAGGCGATGAACGCATCGTGCGTGGCGGTCTCTTCGTTGTTTTCGAGGCCGTATGCGAAGTAGGACGCTTCGGTCCGGTTCGGCCATACTTCCTTGTAGAGATTACCGTCGCCGTCTTCGAAGCGGTCTTTCGTGAAACGCCCGTCGACGACTTCGACGACCGTGTAAAGGCCCTGCGGTTTACCGTTGATGGTGAGGGTCGCGTAGCCGGTGCGGGGCGCGATGATGCCGAAGTCATTGAAAATGCGGTATCCGAGTGTCTCGAAGAACACCTCGGCGCCGTTTTCGATTTTATTGAGGACCAGCCGCTTGAGTCCGTAAAAGCGCAGGCCGGGATCGACGGCGTGGAATTTGAGTTTGAACGACAGTTTTTTGCACAGCAGCCTCCCGTATGCGTCGATGCATGTGTCAAGGGAGTATTCGCCCTTGGGACGGAAACCCACCATGCCCAGGCGCCGCCCGTCGATCGTCACATCCGCCGTCGACCATACTTCCCGGGTCGCGGTGGCCAGCATCCGTTTCCATGCCCCCACGCTCATCGATATCCGGATGTCGAGAACGCGATCACGCGGGAACACCCCCTCATCGGCGGTGCCGTATTTCGGCGGGTTTATTCCGCTATCGGATGTGACCAGATGCTTGTCGCCGGCGCACCCCAAAAGTGCGGCCAGAATAATATATACGAGTCCGCGGCAAATTTTCACCGGCTGCCTCCATAAGCTTTTATGAATAATGATAGCAAAACGCTTTATTAGAATCAACGCCCCGGTTCTTTATGTTTCCCATTATGCATCTTGTATTGTTAAGGGTTTTCGTTTTTTGAGGATCGCCATATCGATGACGATCCTGAGGATCTCGAAATGCAGATACAATCCCGGCCCGTCATGAGGCCGGGATTGTGAAAAAACCTTTTACATTCGTCTTTCCAAACGATGTTAATTATTGCCATAGACTGACAGATGCCAGTAGTCGCCCGTGGCATTGTAAATCTGGGCCATGCGCCTGGTTCTGATTCCCTGACTATAGACGAACAGGGTGCGGCCTTCGGGCATTAATACGTTACAGACGGTTCTGTAAGAATCACCGTCGAGGTACCTGTGGGCAAAATTGAAATTTCCTCTGTACGCGTGCACCCTGTTGACCATCAGAGACGCGGTTCTGATAATACTGTAATTATTCGTCCGGCTGAGTAGGCAGTAGGTATAGTCGTATATCCCTGCCGGCCGGCAATAACGGTCCCTGAACTCCTCGGGCGGCATTCTGGTTCCGGCCATATCTGGAAGCTGGATATTTTCATCGTCACCGGATTCTGCCGTTTCCCGGCAGGCGGCATCAAGGGATGCCTCGTAAGCGGATTGAATAACCTCCGGGGCCGTTTCCCCTGTGAGATATTCATATATCTCGGGCGGGGATTTTCCTTCGATTTCGTCGACAATATCGCCGGAGTTGAATATCCCAAGTACCAGAATTTCTCCGGGTACCGGTTCGTAAAAATCGACAGAACCCTCATCGCCGAGATTGAGATGATTGATGAGGGCCGGTTCTGCGTCTTCCGCACCCGCCCCGTTGTCGGACTCGATAGCGCAGCCGAACGCTAAAAGTCCCAAACACACAGCCATTAATAACAGATTTTTCATTTGATCCTCCTTAAATTATTTACTTTATCAATGCAAAGGCATCTGATAAAACGTATTTTCGCGGTATTCTCATAAACCGATATCGGTTTAAAGCGATTGTATGCTTCAACGATTATTGCTTTAATGAATAAAAATCACTCTACATCAAAGAGAAAAGCGTCAAAACCTGGTGTCGAGAAGACCGCGGCATTCGGTTTCACACACAACTGCCGGACTCGATCAAAAAACCTTTATATTTTTTTAAAGAAGTCCGTGTAAACCTCCTTTCTTCAAGAATGTTATCTGCTGTAACCATACATCTTTTTTCCCGTTTTTAGTCGGCATTGTAATGCGACAAAAAATGCGACAAAATCCGGCCTATAAAAGTGAATTGTGCGATCCGGAACGCGAATACATATCCAGCGCAATTCGGGCTTAACCCACCTGTAAATTCTCCTGATTCATGTTGGTGATCGATATATCGAGGAAAAAAGTCCAGTTTGCCGGATCAGGAGGCAGTTTTTGTCCGTCTCAATTTGAATTATCATATTTTCGCAGTATTATTAATAATGGAGAAGAAATCCCAATAAACTCACATGGAGATAATTATGGCAAAAAAACATGTCGTAAACCTTTTAATTTTTCTTTTATCGATACTGATAACATGCAGCCTTCCGAAAGACCCCCCCGATCCGGATCCGGGTCTCGAGGCGAATCAGCACATCAGAATCGATCAGTTCGGCTACCGGACGGAGGCCCAAAAAATCGCCGTTATCGTATGCCCCCAAACAGGGTTTAACGGGCCGGATACCTATTATCCCGGCACGACATTCGAAGTCCGTCATGCGGCGACCGGAGAGGTCGAATACTCATCCTCGATAACGGTCTTCGACGACGGCAATATCCACACCCAGTCGGGGGACAAGGTGTGGTGGTTCGAATTTTCATCGGTTTCGACACCGGGGACCTATTATATTCATGACCCCGCGAACGACGAAAGTTCCTACGAGTTCGATATCGGCGATGACGTATACAACGACGTCCTGAAACACGCGATGAGGGCATTCTTTTACCAGCGGTGCGGTTTTGAAAAAAGCGCATTTTTCGCGGGGGACTGGCCGGACGGTGCCAGTCATGTGGGCTCCCTTCAGGACACCCAGTGCAGGCTGGTTACCGACACGGGTAACGAATCCCTCGAGAAAGACCTTTCCGGCGGTTGGTATGACGCGGGGGATTATAATAAGTATGTCAATTTCACCTTTGCGGCCGTGCATGACCTGTTATCGGCATACCGGGAAAATCCGTCGGTGTTTAAAGACGATTACGCTATTCCGGAAAGCGATAACGGCATCCCGGACATCCTCGACGAGATCAAATGGGAACTGGACTGGCTCGTCAAAATGCAGGAATCAGACGATTCCGTCCTTATGAAAGTATCCGGGGAAGGATACGAGGCCAAAAGTCCCCCCGGCGCCGATACGGTCGCGAGGAGATACGGACCTTCCGGGGCTTCATCCACGAACGCTTTTTCAGGCATGCTGGCGCACGCGTATCTGATCTTCAAAGACATCGCGGGGATGGGCGCGTATGCCGGCGATCTGTTGGCTCGAGCTGAAAACGCCTGGACATCACTCGAAACGAACGGTTATCCCTTTTCTTCGTATGATAATGCCGGGTTTTCAAGCGCCAATCCGGAAAGAAGCGAAGCGGAACAGAAGGCGATGTACGTTACTGCGGCCGTGTACCTCTACGCCGCAACCGGCGAGGAAAAATACAAGACATTCATCGAAAATAATTATACGACATATGTCCCGTACCCTTTCAATTACTGGTGGAACGCCTATGATTCAGTACATGAAGACGCATTGCTGTATTACGCGAGTCTTGCCGGGGCCAGTCCGTCGGTCAAGAGCAATATCAATACTACCTGTATTAATGAAATAACAGGAAGCGATGAATTCCTTCCGGCCGTCACTGGTAATACGGATGCGTACCGGGCGTATCTGAATGACGGCGACTATGGCTGGGGAAGCAACCGGGAAAAATGCCATACGGGACTGATATTATACAATATGGTAACCTACGGCATTGACAGTACGAATGAGACCGATTACCGTAAGGGGGCCGAAGATTACCTCCATTACATGCATGGTGTCAATGCGATTAATATGGCTATGCTGACAAACATGTATGATTTCGGGGGGGACAATTGCGCCGATGAAATTTACCATTCATGGTTTCACGACGGAACAGCCTATGATAACGCGAAAACCAGCCCGTACGGCCCTCCTCCGGGTTACGTGCCCGGGGGTGTCAACAAATACTATGCCCCCGATGCCTCCTATATCGGGCCCGCACTCGAGCCTCCTTTGAATCAGCCGGTTCAGAAAGCCTACAGGGACTGGAACACCAGTTATCCGGAAAACTCCTGGGAAGTTACCGAACCGGGTATTTATTACCAGGCGGCCTACGTAAAGCTGTTATCGAAGTTTGCCTCCGACACCCCGTAATCCGGCCCTGAACGGGTTTTATGAGGGAGTCCGTCGATATTTTTTTTCGATAGAAGCTGTACAACCGAATCGGTTATATTTCAGGCATTAAGGGGGAGGGGATTCCCGCTGCGCATCAATTGATCCGCACGGAAATGGTGTGGGTGTTCCGGTCTTCCGTGTTGAACCAGAAAATGAGTTTTCTGCCTTCGATGGTAAAACATTCTTCGAGTTTGTCTTTTCCGTTGCATGGAAAGATTTTTTTATGAGTATTCAGTGCCCGGCTGATAAGATCCTGCTTGATGGTATCCATATACTCCTATTTTCGTCGTGAATAATGACATTTATAATATAAAATACACCGCTTCCGGTTTTTTATCAAGGTATAATATCAACAATGCCGGGGGTACCCACGTCATAACTCTGCATGGTTATGATACGGAACCGGGCCGTATAAAAGCCCGCCGCGACGGCGGCGGGCTTTTATTTCTTCCTTATTCGACATCGTCGAAGGTTTTCATCATCCGCTGAGCCCTCCAGCCGATAAGGAGGAAAGGATAGTCGTTTTCCGAAGAGATCGCCGGATACTTGTTGTCGTCCGTTTGATCCCATATGGTGAGAACGTAATCTTTCGTCCCCCGTGCCGTAATTTTATATTTGAACTGCCCGGTCATGTCCGATTTCTCTTTGTCGTCGATAAACGCTTCGCAGGAAAGATCGGACATTGTGTTGAGAATATCGTTGATCGTGTTCTGCGGAATCGGTTTTTCCTTCGTGTTTGCCGTCCAGACTTCCTCAGGGGGCGGCGCCTGTTCTCCTTCTTCGGTGACATCCGGCTGTTTTTCCTGCTTTGTGATAACCATGGTCTGGCCTTCGAACTCCAGAATCAGCTCCTTTATTTCGGATGTATCGAAAGAACAGATTTTCTTGTTTCTCAGGTCGTTCATGTCTTTTTCGAAAACGGTTCTCATGTTCCCGTTGGCGCTGTATATCTTCGTATCTCCTTGTTCGGAAGGATCGTCCGTCAGGGTGATATAGGTTTGAGAAAAGTTGTTCGATGTTTTTCCTATATTGATTTGCCGGACGAGTTTTTCACCGATATATGCTTTGGCGACGATCCTGTTTGCTTCATCGAGATCGTAACGGGCAAATACTTCTTTTTCCGAAATAAGCGCTTCGAGTTTGGTATCGACAAGGTGATCCAGCATGGTATCGACCGATTGTTCATCGGCCGGGAAATTGCCGGGAAGTATTTCCCACTTGTTGGCCGAATTCTTTACCAGCGTCACCGTGCGTTCCGGGATCTCGAAAACGATTTTATCGACATCATCCCGCGAGATTTTAGAAAGCCCGGGAAGCGAATAGATGTTGCCCGGTGAAATATTGACCATGATAAGGACCCCGATCAGGGCCAGAATGATTATTCCAAGTACGATATATTCTTTTCTTATAGCCATAATTCTCTCCTCTGCTTCTTTGAGTATTGCAGGCGTAATATACCCTTATTTTTTCAAGAACTTTACCTGAATCTTTCTTCTTCGTGTTCCTCTTGTCAGAAGCACGAAAAGTCCGCATACGGCAACAATAAGGGGTAGACCGATCAGG includes the following:
- a CDS encoding CotH kinase family protein, translated to MKICRGLVYIILAALLGCAGDKHLVTSDSGINPPKYGTADEGVFPRDRVLDIRISMSVGAWKRMLATATREVWSTADVTIDGRRLGMVGFRPKGEYSLDTCIDAYGRLLCKKLSFKLKFHAVDPGLRFYGLKRLVLNKIENGAEVFFETLGYRIFNDFGIIAPRTGYATLTINGKPQGLYTVVEVVDGRFTKDRFEDGDGNLYKEVWPNRTEASYFAYGLENNEETATHDAFIAFATDMLATGDETLPETLARYMDIEKVLDYMAVDYGIANWDGITTFYAGEWGCSNHNYYMYQDENTARFTLIPWDLNAVFFLEHWLGDIRPWDTLNVDCGRLIPVENIPDLYTRPSCCDPVIRAIALSKDRYRASLRRLLEEVFVPDRLNVLIDALFSQIKPALKKDPFLRVNDVAGAAWWLKGNLKILRKRLQAAASSGETGGGSP
- a CDS encoding glycoside hydrolase family 9 protein, which codes for MAKKHVVNLLIFLLSILITCSLPKDPPDPDPGLEANQHIRIDQFGYRTEAQKIAVIVCPQTGFNGPDTYYPGTTFEVRHAATGEVEYSSSITVFDDGNIHTQSGDKVWWFEFSSVSTPGTYYIHDPANDESSYEFDIGDDVYNDVLKHAMRAFFYQRCGFEKSAFFAGDWPDGASHVGSLQDTQCRLVTDTGNESLEKDLSGGWYDAGDYNKYVNFTFAAVHDLLSAYRENPSVFKDDYAIPESDNGIPDILDEIKWELDWLVKMQESDDSVLMKVSGEGYEAKSPPGADTVARRYGPSGASSTNAFSGMLAHAYLIFKDIAGMGAYAGDLLARAENAWTSLETNGYPFSSYDNAGFSSANPERSEAEQKAMYVTAAVYLYAATGEEKYKTFIENNYTTYVPYPFNYWWNAYDSVHEDALLYYASLAGASPSVKSNINTTCINEITGSDEFLPAVTGNTDAYRAYLNDGDYGWGSNREKCHTGLILYNMVTYGIDSTNETDYRKGAEDYLHYMHGVNAINMAMLTNMYDFGGDNCADEIYHSWFHDGTAYDNAKTSPYGPPPGYVPGGVNKYYAPDASYIGPALEPPLNQPVQKAYRDWNTSYPENSWEVTEPGIYYQAAYVKLLSKFASDTP
- a CDS encoding DUF4340 domain-containing protein translates to MAIRKEYIVLGIIILALIGVLIMVNISPGNIYSLPGLSKISRDDVDKIVFEIPERTVTLVKNSANKWEILPGNFPADEQSVDTMLDHLVDTKLEALISEKEVFARYDLDEANRIVAKAYIGEKLVRQINIGKTSNNFSQTYITLTDDPSEQGDTKIYSANGNMRTVFEKDMNDLRNKKICSFDTSEIKELILEFEGQTMVITKQEKQPDVTEEGEQAPPPEEVWTANTKEKPIPQNTINDILNTMSDLSCEAFIDDKEKSDMTGQFKYKITARGTKDYVLTIWDQTDDNKYPAISSENDYPFLLIGWRAQRMMKTFDDVE